Proteins from a genomic interval of Amycolatopsis sp. cg13:
- the mltG gene encoding endolytic transglycosylase MltG has protein sequence MTDPRGPGDPGGRRRLRNPDTPDFPDPAAGSGAPGGRRRRREPEDELPPRRARGEVPEGMPPSGERRRPQRPPAPEGRRRAPEGAPRRAGEATRRVAPDAMPPAEPPRRPAADAPPTRRRRPAPPPKRSTENWDLPPHAADDLPRARPRRIAPGDAPVSGNEVSPADAEPPAGRRRRREDVPPVDAEPPAGRRRLEDAPPPAEPPAGRRRRREDVPPPVEVEPPSGRRRRDDVDVPVEAVAPGRRRAPDLPPPPPARRAPAPPPDGSVPPDPRFADASMPRDPRFADASMPPDPRFAEASMPRDPRFADASMPPDPRFAEASMPRDPRFADASMPRDPRDQPPRRQPVEQPTEVIPTVPAAHEPEHPDDQQPIDGLFEDEYDEYGEYEDYDEEYDGYDEDGYPEDAADPPVEEPPAKKPRKRKRKRAIGWIAAVLVLVLLSGGAYFGYQKIFGYADFDGSGEGDALVQVEQGDTTSAIGAKLTDAGVVASSRAFVKAGAENTALSKIQQGYYLLRQHMSGEEAVDLITSPAARVGRLEIRPYTQFDDITQPDGKVTPGVYSLMSKASCATLSGKSTCIPVDQLRKTVADADLKALGAPEWALADAGKALSKDKRLEGLIAPGVYDVKPGWSATELITDLVKQSADSIQAAGLTAQNTGPGMSPYQTLIIASLIEREAIKPDFGKISRVIYNRIAQRIRLQLDSTVNYVLDRPTLLTKPEDRAKAGPYNTYANYGLPPTPIAVPSMDAIKAAVSPTPGDWAYFVKCEKDGHSCFAVTNDQHNENRHLAEQRGVI, from the coding sequence ATGACCGACCCCCGCGGCCCCGGCGACCCGGGCGGCCGCCGTCGGCTGCGCAACCCCGACACCCCGGATTTCCCGGACCCCGCGGCGGGTTCCGGCGCTCCGGGCGGGCGGCGCAGGCGGCGCGAGCCTGAAGACGAACTACCTCCTCGCCGTGCGCGCGGCGAGGTGCCGGAGGGCATGCCGCCGTCCGGCGAACGACGACGGCCTCAGCGTCCTCCCGCTCCGGAAGGCCGCCGACGCGCGCCCGAGGGTGCGCCTCGTCGGGCCGGCGAAGCGACCCGTCGGGTCGCGCCCGACGCGATGCCGCCCGCCGAGCCGCCTCGTCGCCCGGCCGCTGATGCACCGCCGACCCGGCGGCGGCGTCCGGCCCCGCCGCCGAAGCGGTCCACCGAGAACTGGGATCTTCCGCCGCACGCGGCCGACGACCTTCCGCGCGCCCGTCCGCGGCGGATAGCTCCGGGCGATGCACCGGTGAGCGGGAACGAAGTTTCGCCGGCGGACGCCGAGCCGCCAGCCGGTCGACGGCGTCGCCGCGAGGACGTTCCGCCGGTCGACGCCGAGCCTCCGGCAGGCCGTCGCCGTCTCGAGGACGCGCCGCCTCCTGCCGAGCCGCCCGCTGGGCGTCGCCGTCGTCGCGAGGACGTTCCGCCGCCGGTCGAGGTCGAACCTCCGTCCGGCCGCCGTCGCCGGGATGACGTCGACGTGCCGGTGGAAGCCGTCGCGCCTGGCCGTCGCCGGGCGCCGGACCTGCCACCCCCGCCTCCGGCCCGGCGCGCGCCCGCTCCGCCGCCGGACGGCTCCGTGCCGCCGGATCCGCGGTTCGCCGACGCGTCGATGCCGCGCGATCCCCGGTTCGCCGACGCGTCGATGCCGCCGGACCCGCGCTTCGCCGAGGCCTCGATGCCGCGCGATCCCCGGTTCGCCGACGCGTCGATGCCGCCGGATCCCCGGTTCGCCGAGGCGTCCATGCCGCGCGACCCGCGGTTCGCGGACGCGTCGATGCCGCGCGATCCGCGCGACCAGCCGCCGCGCCGGCAGCCGGTCGAGCAGCCCACCGAAGTGATCCCGACCGTGCCCGCCGCGCACGAGCCGGAGCACCCGGACGACCAGCAGCCGATCGACGGCCTCTTCGAGGACGAGTACGACGAATACGGCGAGTACGAGGACTACGACGAGGAATACGACGGCTACGACGAGGACGGCTACCCCGAAGACGCGGCCGACCCGCCGGTCGAGGAGCCGCCCGCGAAGAAGCCGCGCAAGAGGAAGCGCAAGCGCGCGATCGGCTGGATCGCCGCGGTGCTCGTGCTCGTCCTGCTCAGCGGCGGCGCCTATTTCGGGTACCAGAAGATCTTCGGCTACGCGGACTTCGACGGTTCCGGCGAAGGTGACGCGCTCGTGCAGGTCGAACAGGGCGACACGACGTCCGCGATCGGCGCGAAGCTCACCGACGCGGGCGTGGTCGCGAGTTCCCGGGCGTTCGTGAAGGCGGGCGCGGAGAACACCGCGCTCAGCAAGATCCAGCAGGGCTACTACCTGCTGCGCCAGCACATGTCCGGCGAGGAAGCGGTCGACCTCATCACCTCGCCGGCCGCGCGCGTCGGGCGGCTGGAAATCCGGCCGTACACGCAGTTCGACGACATCACGCAGCCCGACGGCAAAGTCACGCCGGGGGTGTACAGCCTGATGTCGAAGGCCTCGTGCGCGACCTTGAGCGGCAAGAGCACCTGCATTCCGGTCGATCAGCTGCGCAAGACCGTCGCCGACGCCGACCTCAAGGCACTCGGCGCGCCCGAGTGGGCGCTGGCCGACGCGGGCAAGGCGCTGAGCAAGGACAAACGCCTGGAAGGCCTGATCGCGCCCGGCGTCTACGACGTGAAACCCGGCTGGAGCGCGACCGAGCTGATCACCGACCTGGTGAAGCAGTCGGCCGATTCGATCCAGGCGGCCGGGCTCACCGCGCAGAACACCGGGCCGGGAATGTCGCCGTACCAGACGCTGATCATCGCGTCGCTCATCGAGCGCGAGGCGATCAAGCCGGACTTCGGCAAGATCTCGCGGGTGATCTACAACCGGATCGCGCAGCGCATCCGGCTGCAGCTGGACTCCACGGTCAACTACGTGCTGGACCGCCCGACGCTGCTCACCAAACCCGAGGACCGGGCGAAGGCGGGACCGTACAACACCTACGCCAACTACGGTCTCCCGCCGACGCCGATCGCGGTGCCCAGCATGGACGCGATCAAGGCCGCGGTCAGCCCGACTCCCGGCGACT
- the ruvX gene encoding Holliday junction resolvase RuvX — protein sequence MAANSRRGPDRPGESDPGRGRRLAVDVGSVRVGVALSDPAPVLASPLVTLSRDAKDDSDLDRLADLVTEHEVVEVIVGLPRTLANRQGAAADIAIAYAEQLAGRVGDVPVRLADERLTTVTASRMLSQRGVKGRKQRAVVDQAAAVEILQAWLDAAAAHRARKGDS from the coding sequence TTGGCCGCTAACTCCAGGAGAGGCCCGGATCGGCCCGGCGAGTCCGATCCGGGGCGGGGCAGGCGGCTCGCGGTCGATGTCGGGTCTGTCCGGGTGGGGGTCGCGCTGAGCGATCCCGCCCCCGTGCTCGCGAGCCCGCTCGTTACCCTCTCCCGTGATGCGAAGGACGACAGCGATCTGGACCGGCTTGCCGATCTCGTCACCGAACACGAGGTGGTCGAGGTGATCGTGGGCTTGCCGAGGACGCTGGCGAACCGGCAGGGCGCGGCCGCGGACATCGCGATCGCGTATGCGGAGCAGCTCGCCGGGCGCGTGGGGGACGTGCCCGTGCGGCTGGCAGACGAGCGGTTGACGACGGTCACCGCGTCGCGAATGCTGTCCCAGCGGGGGGTCAAGGGACGCAAGCAGCGCGCCGTGGTCGACCAGGCAGCGGCAGTCGAGATCCTGCAAGCCTGGCTCGACGCCGCCGCCGCGCACCGCGCCCGGAAAGGCGACTCATGA